In the genome of Sulfurimonas autotrophica DSM 16294, the window TATCTTTCACACTTACAGCTCCGCTGCTCATGGCAATAGCATTTGGAGGTGTAGCGATAGGGAGCATAAAAGCATAACTTGCACACAATGTTGCTACCATCATAAAGAGTGTTGTATTTATGCCTGATTGTTGGGCTACAGAATAAATTACAGGCAGCATTATAGAAATCAACGCCGTATTTGATGTTATTTCTGTCGTAAATGTAATAAGCACAGCAACACTTAAAAGCAGCATTAACGGTGAGAGATGTGTCATATTTAGCAGATATGAAGCAACTTCATCTGCCAATCCGGTTTGAGAAAAAGCTTTTGCTATAGAAAAACCTGCACCAAATAAAAACATGATTGCATAAGGGATTTTTTTACTGTCTTTATTCCATTTGAGTATGTTAAAGGGTGGCATAAAAAGAGCCAGACCAAAACCGAGTAATATACCGCTTTCACTCATCCCTAGACCATCCCAGTAGGGTCGAATCGGTGCATTGACCAGCAAAACCAGAATCAAGCCCAACATCAAGTACATTACTTTTTTTTGCGATTTGTCTAAAACTTTTTTTTCTATTTGGGTTTGTATCGGTATGTCATTTGCACCGTAACTGAGTAAAAACCCGACACTTATCAACATAAAAACAGACAAAGGTACTGTCATCAGCATCCATTGAAAAAATGGAATCAACTCCATATTATGCTCTTGCATTATACCGAGAAGAATCAGATTCGGAGGTGTTCCTATTGGTGTTAAAATACCGCCTATGCTTGCACCATAAGCTATGGCAAGTGCAAAACGCATTTTTAATTTGGTATTCTCTGTTAAAAATATTGCAATGGTTATAAGTAACAGAGTTGTTGTCGTATTTGACAAAATCGAGCTTAAAAGTCCTGATGTAATAGCGAGTGAAAATATCATGCCTCTTGGTGTTGCAGGAAAAAGACTTAAGAGTTTATTGGCTACATGTAAGTGTAAATTTGTTTTTTCAACAGCTATAGCAAGTAAAAAACCACCGAAGAAAAGATATATAATAGGATTTGCATAATTTAGCGCCGTCATTTTTGTGTCTATAATACCAAACGCAGGAAACAGAACTATGGGTAAAAGAGAGACAACACCCAAAGGCAATGCTTCATTTGTCCAGAGTGTAACTAACAGAGCTATACAGCCTATGAGAGCACTCTGTTGCAGGGTAAAGATTAACCCGCCTATACCAAAAAAGAAAAGCCCTATGCCAAGTGCTATTAATATTTTCATATAAATCCTAATTTGTCAATAAGTCTTTCAAACTTTCATTTGGATTTTTACCCTCTAACATTAAATATACTTCCCTTGCAATGGGAAGATATAAATCATGTTTTACAGAAATATCATGTAAAGCGTAAGTTGTTCCTATGCCTTCTGCAACCTCACCCAATGCCACAAGAATCTCTTCTTGTGTTTGACCCTTAGCTAAACCAAGCCCAACTCTAAAGTTTCTACTCATTCTAGAAGAAGCTGTTAGAAATAAATCTCCTGCTCCGCTCAAACCTATAAAACTCTCCTCTTTGGCGCCATAAGAGAGCCCAAAACGCTGCATTTCAACCAAACCGCGAGATATTAAAGCTGCGGCCGCATTATTTCCAAGTTTAAGGCCGTTGCATATACCTGCAGCAATTGCAATCACATTTTTATATGCACCTGAGACTTCTGCACCTATAACATCATCTGATGTATATGTTTTAATAAAAGAAGGGAACAGCGCACTTAATTCTTCTGCAAGTCCCTTATTGTGTGAGTTTACGACCAATGCCGTAGGCAAAGACTGCATTACTTCTGATGCAAAAGAGGGACCGGAAAGAAAAGCAATATTCTCATTCGGAACATATTTTTCATATATTTCATTTAAAAATCTACCTGTTTTTGCTTCTATCCCTTTGGAAGCAACAAGAATTTTCTGGTTTTTAAATACAAAATTTTCTTCAAGCCAAGCTGCAACTTGTTGCGCCGGTACTGTAATAATGAGATATTCACATTCGAGTATTTCATTCAGAGTTACAAAATTATCCAAATCCCTAGGGGTTCTGGATGTTATAAGCACATTGTTTTTTTCACTTAAAGCAAATGCTAAAGCACTGCCCCATTTACCAGCTCCAATGACTCCAATTGACATATCGCTTACTCCTTATTTTATTTTCAAAATCTTGTATATCTTTTTCAAAACCGACAACTATTAAAACATCACCGGATTTTATAATATGACGTTTGGCTTTTGAAGAATAGATAAATTCACTTTTCAGATCTTCATGCATAACAGAAAGAACTATAATGCCATTATATCGTGTCCAATCTATACTTGTTAACTGCTCATCTTTAAATTCACTCTCTTCACCAATTTGTACCTGGGCAATTTTCAGACTGCTCTTTTCATATAAAATATCATGCAGTATTTTATGCGATATCGGCTTTTCAAGCATATTTGTAATAATATCCGATGTCGTCTCGGTAAGAGGAATCACTTTATTTGCACCGGCCATTAACAGTTTATTTGCACTTTCTTTATTCGAAGAGATAGCTATAATAGTCAAATCTTTAAAGTTGGCACGCAAAGATATAGTCAAAAATATATTTTCTGCCGTATCTTCCAAAACACAAAATGCCATAGAGTTTTTCATATCCACGCTCTTTTGCATATCTGCCCATTCATCACTTAAATCAAAATATTCGAGCTCATACAAGCCCTCTGCCTTATCATTTTCATCTAAAGAAAAAACTTTAATGCTGTTATATTTATCTTTTACATTTCTTATAATTTCGTGCGCATATTTATTATATCCGAATATTAATGCTGTTGTTTTAGCCATTGCTTACTCTTGTATGTAAATATTTTTCAAATTCTTTAATAAAAACCTGATAACCGACAACTAGAAGATAATCTCCTACTTCTAAAAGAGTATCGTCCAAAGGATTAAAATAAAATCTGTCATTTGCCGTCTTATACACGCCAAGAAGCACAACTCTAAAACGGGCATTTTCAAGATCTCCTACAGTTGGAAAATTTTGCACTATACGCTCTGTAATACCAAGTTCATCAATTTGAACATCTGAATGTTCACTTCTGAGTTCATGAATCACTTCAAAAGCTACAGGCTTCCCTATCAGCTCTTTTGTAATAAGTCCTACCAACTCTTGAGGATACACAATAGTATTAATTCCTGCAAATTCCAACTTTTTACGATTAGAATCACTCACCAGAAGAGACATAATAAAAATATTTTGGTTAAATGAACGAATTGTTAAAGCCGCATAAACATTTTCGATATCATTCTCGCGTAAACACAAAACAGCTTTCACCTGCTTGTCAAAATCAATATTTAATTTATCATAACTTTCTACTCTCCCCGGATTATAATTAAGTGCTCTATAGCCATCTTTTTTTGCTTTTTCTACTCTTTGTGCATCTTCATCTATAATAATAATTTCATTTGCATGCGATGATAATTTTCTGCTTACTTCACGTGATACATTTTCATAACCGCATATCAGATAAAATTTTTTAAGTTTGGAAATATCTTCTACTGTTTTTATTTCTCTGATTTCATCCAGTTTTTCAGTAAATGCAGATACAAAAAGAGATGTTGTAAATGCCAAAACTGCAATGCCTGCCGTAATAACAATTATAGCTACAAATCTGCCTTCTTGTGTTACAGGAACTATATCGCCATATCCAACCGTAGCAATAGTTACTATAGACCAATATATTGCTTCAAAAAGAGTTTTAATAGGAGATTCCGGATTGTTGCCTTCCATTACATATATTAGTACAGAAGACACAAAAATAACAACTGAGGCAAATATACCCAATGTTAAAAATTCAAATTTTTTCGTAGCAAGAACAGAAGAGAGTGTCTGCACACTTTTTGCATATCGCAAAAGTTTAAACACACGAAAAAGAATAAAAATACGAAGAAGTCGTAGTTCATGAAAAAACGGCATAATTGCCAATAAATCAATAATAGCTTTAACAGAAAGCATGTATTGTAATTTTACTTTTATTACTTCTTTAAAAGCCTTTGCCAGATTAACTTCTCGCAGTAAAAAAGTATCATGTTCAGCACGTGCAACAATGATTTTACTTACACTGCTGCTGACCCATAATCTCAGCATGTATTCTATAAAAAATATAAATGAAATCACATAATTACTAAAAAACATCAATTCATCATTCACATGATGTTTTACTTCTCGAATAAGCACACCCACACTGATAAATATGAGTAAAATCATAAATAAATCTACATATTTTTTATATTTATTATTATCATTCTCTAAAATATTATAAAAAAATCGTTTACGCTTTTGATATGATTTTGATGTATCAAGATAATAAGCAAAATCTAATATCCAGCGTTTTAGCATTATAATTAACCTATTTTTGCTTTGAGTATTTCATTTACAACCTGAGGATTTGCACTTCCCTTGCTTGCTTTCATCACTTGACCGACAAAGAAACCAAAAAGTTTCTCTTTCCCGCCTTGATACTGTTCGACTTTTTCAGGGTTTGCATTGATTATATCATCACACATCGCTTCAATTGCTCCTGTATCAGTTACTTGTTTGAGTCCAAGTTTATCAATTGCACTGTCAACATCTGCTGCTTCATTTTCCATCAAAAAGTCAAGAACCTCTTTAGCAGCTTTTCCAGAAATTGTTTTATCATCTATTCGCTTTACTAAAAAGCCTAGTTTTTTCGCATCTACAGGAGAATTTGTAATGTTCATATCCCCTTTAAGACGAGCAGGTAGTTCCACTGTCAGCCACGTTGTAGCTGTTTTGGCTGTGACACCTTCTTCTTCCATCATTGTTTCAAAGAAGTTTGCTGTCTCAACCAAAGAGGTAATAACCATTGCATTATATTCATTCATGCCGTATTCATTTACAAAACGCTCTTTTTTTGCATCAGGCAGTTCAGGGATTTTTGTATATTTATCCATCATTTCATCTGTTACGACACATTTAAGCAAATCAGGCTCAGGAAAGTATCTATAATCTGCAGCTTCTTCTTTACCACGCATAGAACGTGTTTCTTGTTTTACCTGGTCAAAAAGACGGGTCTCTTGTACTATCTCTTCATCATATGTTCCGTCTTCCCATGCTTCTGTCTGACGAGCAACTTCAACTTCAATCGCACGCTGAATAAATTTAAATGAATTGATATTTTTAATCTCAACACGCGTATAGAGTTTTTCATCACCTTTAGGGCGAATAGAAACATTCACATCTACACGAAATGAACCTTCCTGCATATTTGCATCACCGATGTCTAAGTAACGTATAATTGAATGCAGTTTTTTCAAATAAAGCGTCACTTCTTCGGCATTTCGCATATCAGGTTCACTAACGATTTCCAGCAACGGCGTTCCCGCACGGTTCAAATCAACCTTTGAAATATCACCGTCATGGATATTCTTACCCGCATCTGCTTCAATATGCGCACGATTTACACGAATAGTTTTATTGCTGCCATCTTCAAAATCAATCTGCAGTTTTCCATGCTCGACTATAGGCGTATAGAGCTGTGTAATTTGATAAGAAGAGGGAGAATCGGGATAAAAGTATGATTTTCTGTCAAAATAGGAAATTCTGTTTATCGTAGCATCAATAGCCGTCCCAAGCATTATAGATTTATGCACTACTTCTTTGTTTAGAACAGGAAGTGCGCCAGGAAGAGCCAAACATGTCGGACAGGTGTTTGTGTTTTGTTTATGATTAAAACTCGTAGGACACGAGCAAAAAAGTTTTGTTTTTGTATTTAATTGTACGTGGACTTCAAGACCGATAACTACTTCAAACATAGATTTCCTTGTGAAAAATAAATTAATTACTCTTATTTTACCCAATTTTTGCTTTAAAAGACGTTATGAGAAGTAGATTTATTTTGTATGTTTAGCGTAGAGTTTTTCTAAGATTTTTGTCTGTTTTTTAGCTTCTTGCAATCTTTGCTTATTTACCAAAAAAGCATCTATTGCAAGAATAAGGAAGAGAGAAATAAAAATAAATACCACAGTGGCAAATATTGCTAATACAAATCCAAAGTTTATAAATATTTTAAAAATAAGAAGAGCACCAAAAAGCACGACCGCCCATGATGCTCCGAGCAAAAAGCTTATAATCTTTTCATATATATCTTTTTGCATTGCAGGGATTAGATAGTCTCATCAACTATTAATGAACCACCCAGATATACATATGTAAGCATCATAAATATAAATGCCTGCAAAAATGCCATAAATGTCAATAATGCGAATGGAATAATCGGTAATACCCACGGAGCAAGCATTAAAATTACCATCAAGAACATATCATCCCCTTTTACATTTCCGAAAAGACGGAACGATAAAGAAATAATACGAGAAATATGAGAAACTATTTCAATCGGGAACATTAACCAGTATAACCACCAAACAGGTCCAAGGAAATGTTTTAAATAGTGCAGTAAACCATGTTCTCTAATACCAACAAAGTTGT includes:
- a CDS encoding SLC13 family permease — encoded protein: MKILIALGIGLFFFGIGGLIFTLQQSALIGCIALLVTLWTNEALPLGVVSLLPIVLFPAFGIIDTKMTALNYANPIIYLFFGGFLLAIAVEKTNLHLHVANKLLSLFPATPRGMIFSLAITSGLLSSILSNTTTTLLLITIAIFLTENTKLKMRFALAIAYGASIGGILTPIGTPPNLILLGIMQEHNMELIPFFQWMLMTVPLSVFMLISVGFLLSYGANDIPIQTQIEKKVLDKSQKKVMYLMLGLILVLLVNAPIRPYWDGLGMSESGILLGFGLALFMPPFNILKWNKDSKKIPYAIMFLFGAGFSIAKAFSQTGLADEVASYLLNMTHLSPLMLLLSVAVLITFTTEITSNTALISIMLPVIYSVAQQSGINTTLFMMVATLCASYAFMLPIATPPNAIAMSSGAVSVKDMMKYGIVLNLLGIFFIVLTAEYFWKNIL
- a CDS encoding NAD(P)H-dependent glycerol-3-phosphate dehydrogenase — encoded protein: MSIGVIGAGKWGSALAFALSEKNNVLITSRTPRDLDNFVTLNEILECEYLIITVPAQQVAAWLEENFVFKNQKILVASKGIEAKTGRFLNEIYEKYVPNENIAFLSGPSFASEVMQSLPTALVVNSHNKGLAEELSALFPSFIKTYTSDDVIGAEVSGAYKNVIAIAAGICNGLKLGNNAAAALISRGLVEMQRFGLSYGAKEESFIGLSGAGDLFLTASSRMSRNFRVGLGLAKGQTQEEILVALGEVAEGIGTTYALHDISVKHDLYLPIAREVYLMLEGKNPNESLKDLLTN
- a CDS encoding NAD-binding protein, giving the protein MAKTTALIFGYNKYAHEIIRNVKDKYNSIKVFSLDENDKAEGLYELEYFDLSDEWADMQKSVDMKNSMAFCVLEDTAENIFLTISLRANFKDLTIIAISSNKESANKLLMAGANKVIPLTETTSDIITNMLEKPISHKILHDILYEKSSLKIAQVQIGEESEFKDEQLTSIDWTRYNGIIVLSVMHEDLKSEFIYSSKAKRHIIKSGDVLIVVGFEKDIQDFENKIRSKRYVNWSHWSW
- a CDS encoding ion transporter, with protein sequence MLKRWILDFAYYLDTSKSYQKRKRFFYNILENDNNKYKKYVDLFMILLIFISVGVLIREVKHHVNDELMFFSNYVISFIFFIEYMLRLWVSSSVSKIIVARAEHDTFLLREVNLAKAFKEVIKVKLQYMLSVKAIIDLLAIMPFFHELRLLRIFILFRVFKLLRYAKSVQTLSSVLATKKFEFLTLGIFASVVIFVSSVLIYVMEGNNPESPIKTLFEAIYWSIVTIATVGYGDIVPVTQEGRFVAIIVITAGIAVLAFTTSLFVSAFTEKLDEIREIKTVEDISKLKKFYLICGYENVSREVSRKLSSHANEIIIIDEDAQRVEKAKKDGYRALNYNPGRVESYDKLNIDFDKQVKAVLCLRENDIENVYAALTIRSFNQNIFIMSLLVSDSNRKKLEFAGINTIVYPQELVGLITKELIGKPVAFEVIHELRSEHSDVQIDELGITERIVQNFPTVGDLENARFRVVLLGVYKTANDRFYFNPLDDTLLEVGDYLLVVGYQVFIKEFEKYLHTRVSNG
- the gatB gene encoding Asp-tRNA(Asn)/Glu-tRNA(Gln) amidotransferase subunit GatB; the encoded protein is MFEVVIGLEVHVQLNTKTKLFCSCPTSFNHKQNTNTCPTCLALPGALPVLNKEVVHKSIMLGTAIDATINRISYFDRKSYFYPDSPSSYQITQLYTPIVEHGKLQIDFEDGSNKTIRVNRAHIEADAGKNIHDGDISKVDLNRAGTPLLEIVSEPDMRNAEEVTLYLKKLHSIIRYLDIGDANMQEGSFRVDVNVSIRPKGDEKLYTRVEIKNINSFKFIQRAIEVEVARQTEAWEDGTYDEEIVQETRLFDQVKQETRSMRGKEEAADYRYFPEPDLLKCVVTDEMMDKYTKIPELPDAKKERFVNEYGMNEYNAMVITSLVETANFFETMMEEEGVTAKTATTWLTVELPARLKGDMNITNSPVDAKKLGFLVKRIDDKTISGKAAKEVLDFLMENEAADVDSAIDKLGLKQVTDTGAIEAMCDDIINANPEKVEQYQGGKEKLFGFFVGQVMKASKGSANPQVVNEILKAKIG